The genomic DNA AGACTTGTAACTTTTGCAATGAACTACACATTCCTAAAGCAAGCCACTGccctagtttcataatttttggactaaccTATTTACCGAAAATAATTAAACAATTCTAAAACACAACCTAAACTTTATCagaggcaaaaaggtcatttcaCAAGAATTAATATTTTTCCCCTGGAGATTTAGATCTAAGCAttcaaacaaaactaattttgtatttttaggatttttccttAATTTGTTAGGTAACCTGCAAATTTTGTCAAATGAATTAAAAggctccaccggtcagaccggttattataaccggtcagaccggtcatagTCGAGCCATGGCGcagggccatggccggcggcgtcccggGCGGCTCGGCGCTGGAATCCATGGGGAAAGAGGCCGAGGAGGATGAGGAACTCACCACGAACCCATTTTGGGGACTTGTTTgggcggaggacgaccggagaggtGGATTGACGGTGAGGGGCGGAGTTACTGTCCATGGAGGATTGGAGCTTCGATTCTCGCCGATTCGGCCGAGGAGAGGCTAGGCTggaggttggggaaggtggaggaggtggtggggaaCTTTTATGCGCAAGGGATCGAAGCAAGGCGACCGGAGTGAGGAGATCGATGGAAGGGGCGGCGGTGGAACGAGCTCTGCTCGTCTCTgtctggaggaagaagagagagagctGAGTGAAAGAGATAAATACCAGGGGaggataaaaaaattaaaaagactCCCAACCGGTcgctcagaccggtcggaccggtctagCCCGAGCTAACAAAATTTTGACAGAATTTTTTTTCTAGCGATTTAACTATGAAGATTTAAAGCTAATGATCGAAGTTAGTTTTAATTATAGATAATTAACACCTGGTGTTACACACAGCCCGTCGCGGCCGAGCCACGCCGTGGTGGGGTCGCGGAAGTTGTTGCCCGTCACGTCCGCCGGCTGCGGGATGATCGGGTTGAAGCTGGTCTTGTCCCACTCCCGGAGGAGCAGGTCCGACGGGTTCTTGGCGAAGGCCACGTTCTGCACCTGCACCTCGTCGGCGTCGCGTCCGGTGTAGAGGATGGCGATTCGGCCGTCGGGCAACGTCGTGGTCGACCCCGACCAGCAGCCATCGACGTCGAAGGACGACGTCGGATCGAGCGCGGTGCCGAGGAAGGCCCAGTTCACGAGGTCGCCGGAGACGGGAGTGACCCCAGGAGAGCTTGCCGGCGCCGAACAACGGGTCATGCGGGTGTACTGGTAGAAGAAGCGGTACATGCCGTTGTGGTACAAAGGCCCTGCCACAGAACAGGAGGATATGGCTGCCACGCTCAGTctcttcaaataaaaaaacttttaaAATTGGAGTAACTTTAAGATTAGACTGAATGCTGTCCAAAGATACTGAACAGAGAACCCAAGAATAAatgaaattattttatttaaaaaaaagtgAAATTATTGGCAGAGAACTGAGACATGAAAAAGATTGCGTACCGTTTGGATCTGTTCAAAGCCATCCGTTCCAGCAAATGAAGGAAACCAGATGCAATTGAAAACGGAAAAAAGTCAGTCTGTTTCTTTCTCCTGAATTCTGTGACTTTGATGTGATCAAGCGCAAGGCGTGCGTACCGTTCATCCAGTTCTTGGCAGGCTGGAAATGGTAGGCAGTCCTGCCATGGCGACCATGCTGCAGGTGCTGCTTGCCGTTCATGGCGTGAGTCGTGGACGACGAAGACATGGACGGCAGAAGGCGAGAGTGAAATTGCACGCCGCTGCCATGGCCGGATGAGGGTGTTTTATAGCTACTGAAAATTGTGGATCGCTTGCGATTGCAGAAGACTTCAGCCGCAACAGTCCACCAAGTCTCCAAGTTTAGCACTTGTTTTTGACTTGACTGCGTGTGGGTGGTTTGTGTCAAACTGTCAATCTCTTGATTCGTGCCTAAGCACCGATAAAGTGGTGCTAAGCGGATGAGGTGCTGAGTAATCCAGGAATTGTTTACTGTTGTAAGTTTAACGCTCTATCTTCTCCATAGCAATAATCAATCAATACTGACGAAACGTCAGGGTCAGAAAGCTCCTCGCATTTTCGCAGCCATCGCAGGGTCAGACAGAATTCGGAAAGCTCCAAATCCggcggttttttattttttttattttttttatttacaaaaatatattttcgatttggaaatttacatgaatatactccggccgccccgctgccgggcggccgggacctggccgcccggcagcggggcggcaagggcatttctaaaaaaattacacGAAGGTCCCtaggggccggtcgcccggcagcggggcggccggcccccaggCCGCCTGCCTGCGGGGCGACCGGCATCCCATCACGGCGCCAAGCGCACGGGCCGATGCAGCGGGCCAGCGCTGCCTCATCAGGGACGCACGACCAGGAGCAGGCAGCCCGCGCAGCTTCAAGCTCAGCAGCAAGGCAAGGTAATTTTCTATAGCTAATTCTCATGTTGTGTCCCTTTCATGCTACAGGAATGTTCAGTTATTTAATTGCTGCATGTTTGCTCTGGCGGCTCTTCTGAGTAATGGATTAGCTTTTGCTCGATAATCTTTGCTAGTCTTTGTTTGCTTAATTAAGAGGGCTCTTTTATAGTATCTAGTCTATTCATTTTGGTGAGTCTCTTAATTGACTTTTTAATTTAGCTTTGCTTCCACTACTTATCTGACCAAAGGCTGTTCTTTGTTTGCTTAATTAAGAGGGCTCTTTTTTAGTATCTAGTCTATTATTTTGGTGAGTCTCTTAATTGACCTTTTAGTTTAGCTTTGCTTCCACTATTTATCTGTGACCAAAGGCTGCTTGGTCACAGATAAATAGTGGAAGCAAAGCTAAACTAAAACGTCAATTAAGAGACTCACCAAAATAAATAGACTAGATACTATAAAAGAGCCCTCTTAATTAAGCAAACAAAAACTAGCAAAGATTATCGAGCAAAAGCTAATCCATTACTCAGAAGAGCCGGCCAGAGCAAACATGCAGCAATTAAATAACTGAACATTCCTGTAGCATGAAAGAGACACGACATGAGAATTAGCTATAGAAAATTACCTTGCCTTGCTGCTGAGCTTGAAGCTGCGCGGGCTGCCTGCTCCTGGTCGTGCGTCCCTGATGAGGCAGCGCTGGCCTGCTGCATCGGCCCGTGCGCTTGGTGCCGTGATGGGATGCCGGTCGCCCCGCAGACGGGCGGcctgggggccggccgccccgccgccaagCGACCGGCCCCTGGGACCTGTGTGTAATTTTTTCTAtgaaaactttttcaaaaatgcctctgccgccctgctgccgggcggctaggttccggccgcccggcagcggggcggccgaggtatatttttgtaaattttcaaatcaaaaatattttttaaaaaaaacgaaaataaaaaataaaaaaataaaaagcgcCCAAATCCGTGTCAGCCCGCAGGCCACTTTTTGGGCCGGACTTATGCAATGGGAACTGACAGGCCAGCCCAAAACGTCCTCAAAATTCTTCCACAGTGGCCCTGTTGGCGAACCAAACCAGGAGACTCAGTGCGAGCGCTTCTTCTCCCCTCTCGTTCTTTCTCGATGCTACAGTAAAGCGGAGGCGACAGGAGAGCGATTTTCTTTCCGGGGCCGATTCCAAtggttccctttcttctccactGACCCGTTCGGCGCCGGAGACGAAGGGGAACCGGGAATTGACCCCCGGTTGTGCATACTAGCCTAGTTTTATAGATCTAGGTGTAGTTAGGGTTTTTTTAGGGCTTCCTCTGTCATGGTGCTCCGACGGTCGGTGGGGGTCTCTCTCAGCCCCAGCGACATCACGGGCGCTGATGATTGGAGGATGGTTACTCTAAGGTTAGTGTATCTCCAGCTTTATGTTCATGGATTGGGGATCTTCAGTTTACCCTTCGTTAGGTTAGAGTTGGATCTCTTCTCGGTGAGGAATTCACCGGGAATCTTTTGCTTCCTCTTGGGTTTTTCGGCTGTCGTCTGTGTCAGAGGAGAGAGTCTGGTGATGGCTGAGGGGTTGGTGGAGCATGGCAGTGCTGATTTATGCGGAGGATTTAGCTTCGACGATGTTTTCTTTGTTGTTGTTTTACGCATCGGTGTTCAGATCCTTTGTGGGCTTCATTGTGCCTGCTATGCCCACGACTTCAACGTCGTCGCTGGCCTGGCTGCTAACGAATTGGCATCCAAAGCCTGGAGGATTGGAGCTTTTACCGGTGATGTTTTCATCGGATTTTGGTACCTCCAAGGAGTTTTCTTTGTGAGGTTTATTGTCCACTTGCCCCTGGTTGGGGGCTGGTGTTCATGGATCCCCTTCGTGGGATTGCTGTTTGTTGGCCGGAGATTGCTGGAGATGTGTCTGGCATCTGTGTTCCGGTAATGATGGGGATTGCCCGGGGCATTCAACGATCCAACAGCACATCGTGCTACTGATGGGCTTAAAATTTGAAGTCTTTTCATCAAATCGGAAGTCGGCCATAAATGTCTTCCTGGAGCTTCTTCATGGCGGGAGATGGAGGAGAACCAGGTTGCAGCAGCGATGATCGGAGATGGCGAAGAGCACCGGCTACTTCTCCTGTGGACTTATgtgtattttttcttttttttaagaagTACCCGATCAGGGGCTTGGATGTAAAACTACTATATCAATAAAATCCTAcccttttctcaaaaaaaatagaAGTTTGATTTTCAATTTTTAATTACAAATGGGATAATATAGACTATCCAACTATCGAAGCCGGGCAAATTTGGTCCTTGATAGTTTCCaaagtggttttgtattttaaaaataataaaaaatctaattagatctaaaaaataaaatctaatttataaaaaaatgaaactattgccaattttttttctaacgacctattattgctctatttgaaccttggttatttaaaaataatagatataaatacAATCAACCAAATATTATGGAAATAAAAAATTCTGAGTTGAATAACTGAAAAGTATCATGCCAATAGATAGGTAGTTTTGAGCTGAATAACTGAACCTTTCATATTCTTTTATTTAAATTaagttatttataaattttttaatttaacTTTAATATTTTTCATTCTCATAAAATGGAAAGCACCTAAGGGGAAAAAATTGTCTAGTTTCATCAGTTGGATGACCATTGttatccggttttatagttgaaggatgaaaatcggacttttatGATAGGTAAgggtgtaaaccggacttttcACCCTTTTTTTACCCCTAGGAGAATTTGATTCTTTTTTCCTTCTGCCAAAATCAATTAATATGTTCTCAACAACAATTCTGTTCGCCGGTGTGTTCTTATTCGAAATGCACcttttccttcctctctctctctctctctctctctctctatccacGAAATTAAACCGGCCTTCAGGAAAACAATCGGTCGCATACGAAGGGCGTAACGTGAAGCTAATATGATTCAGTTTCGTCTTTGGATTCAGAAAGAATGAAGCCTTCGTCTGCAACGTTCACGGTCGCCGTCGCGAGCTCCCACGCCTCCAGCTTGGTCACCTTCACCATGTCCGTCCCGTTGTTGAACACGAACATGTGGCTGTTGCTCGTCTGTGCGTGCTCGGGGTACACCCGTGCCGTGATGCAGGCCCTCCCCTCGGCGCCGTAGCTCTCCACCACCGAATGGTCGATCTGTTTCAGTGTACCGTGTCTGTCGATTTCCTCTTACGCACCTTACTAAAGAAGCAAATCGGTGAAGCAGCAGAACTCAACTCACCAGGGTTCTTAGCTTGATGGTCTTGTGCTCCTTGATGTCGATGTCCACGAATCCTCCGTAGGGCGGCTTGTACACCCCAGCTCGAGTAGATGACTTCGTCAGATCGGTGCACATGAGGAGCTTGTAGTCAGCATGGTGCCTGAACACCCGAAAGAACACGGCGGTGTGCTCCTGCAGGTCGCCGGAGGCCATCACGATGAGCCCGAACGGCCCGACGCCGCCCGGCACGGAGGCGCCCTTCTCCCCGCACAGCTTCTGCGGGTCCAGCAGCCAGTTGGGGTCGAGCGCCTCGGCGGCCTCCAGGCTCGGGATCTTGAACGCGACCTCCACGTCCGCCTGCGAGCCCGCGACGCCGACGATCTCGTTCATGGCTCCGGCGTTCAGCGCCGTGTCAAGGCGTAGGCCGACGCGCTTCCTCCTCAGCGTCTCGATCTCCTCGATGGGCCACTGCCGCAGCTGCTTCCCGTCCTTGTCCAGCCACAGCTTCCTCGGCACCGTCTGCATCGCACAAGCTAGTGAGCAGCTAGTGGATCGGATCATCGATGACAGGAGCTGCAGAATGCGTCAGATTGGTGACCTGAACGCCGGACCAGCCCCTGGCAACGTCGTCGGCCTGGCTGTCGGACTCGTTGGCCCACGACCACAGCACGCGCCGGTTCTTGCGCGCGTCGAAGAAGGACTTGGACGCGTAGACGTGCCCGTAGTCGAACCGCCGCCAGTTCCGGACGTCGTCGCCGCGCTCGGGCTCCGCCGGCACGAAGGTGTCCGCCGCGTCGTCGTACCGGCCGACCATGTAGTAGTCCTGGAGAGTGTCCATCACGCTGAGCTTGAGCACGTGGCTCACCCCGGGGCCGTTCGCCGACGTGTTGAGCCCGTCCTTGCCGTGCTGCTTCACCGCGAACAGGTCCGGGCACTCGACCatgccggcggcgcgggacgAGTGCAGGGGCGCGGCGTTCCGCTCCCAGCGCAGGAAGTCCGCGCTGCGGTACACCAGCGTGGACGCCACGCCGCTGACCTCGGCGGACACCGCGATGCGCCAGAGCCCGTCGCGGCCGCGCCACGCCGTCGAGGGGTCCCGGAACTTGTCGCCGGGGACGTCGGCCGGGAGAGCGATCACGGGGTTGTAGCTGGGCTTGACCCACTCGCGCAGGAGCGGGTCGGCCGGGTTCTTGGGGAACGCCACGTTCTGCACCTGCTCGTTGTTGGCGTCGATGCCCGTGTAGAGAATGGCCGGGGTGCCGCCGGggaggatggtggcggagcCCGACCAGCAGCCATTGATGTCGAATGGCGCCGTCGGGTCGAGCGCCGTGTCCAGGGCCGCCCAGTTGACGAGGTCGCCGGAGACGGAGTGGCCCCAGGAGAGGTTGCCGATGTCCCAGAGCGCGCCGTGTGGGTTGTACTGGTAGAAGAAGTGGTACATGCCGTTGTAGTACATGGGCCCTGTTCGTGTATAACGCCGGAAGCAACCGTCAGTTTTTCAGTATCCGGAAGTATGTCATGATCACTGATCAACAGGTTTGGCAGCAGTCCAGTTTTACACTGAGAAGCAGTTCAGTTTTACACTGAGAGTGACATGGTCTGGTCTGGTGATTTTAGGCAAAAGATTTGGAGAGCTGCATAGCTCCCTTAACTGAATTATTTGAATCTTCAAAGATTTGTTGTTCTTTACTGAAGTGGAACAAGATATTCTCTGTTCCGGGTTGCTACTAATCCACTCATGTCACGGAACAGGCAAAGAAAGCTTACGTGCAAGCATGTCTTCAGAGATGTGAGACACACCCACACTCCAAGTAGGTGCAGGGTGGCAGGCACACTTGGCAGTCCAATCTACCCTATCAACTTGGGGCCACACAAGCATCTTTCCCtgatttttcctttctttgtctGCTTTTTCTTATCAACTATGGATAGGTTTAAGCTTCTGACACTATGTTCCTCCCAGGACATCATCCCACCCAAACTAATGGAGTTTAATTTGTACGGTTCAACTAGATACACCCAAGACAAGATAAAGTGATCCCAATTTAGCTTTATCAGAGCAAAGCAATCTTATAGGTGTCAGACATGGTAGTAATAGAAGAGAACGGAAGAAGAACAGAGGACCAAGAAGCAGAACGCACCATTCGGATCTGCTCGGCGCCGCGATCATCCGCAAGAATCCATCGGGATCAGCAGTTCGCCACGCGATCGAAAGTTCAGCTAATTCTGTTCTAGATCAAGGAATTGCACAAACGCCTGAAGACAAGTCAGCGCGCTTACCGTTCTGCCAGTTCTTGGCTGGCTGGAAGTGGTAGGCCGTCCTGCCGACATGGCGGCCCTCGCCCGTGGTCTCGGGGGCCAGCCGGAGAGCGGCGGAAGAGGACGCGAGGAGGCAGAGATGGAACGCGACGGTGGCGAGAGGAAGCCCCGCCATGGTCGCCAGGGGGGACGGGAGCAAAGTGGACGGGTCACCTCCCTCTGGCTGCTCTCCTGCTTCGCTCAAGAGTGCCGAATAAATAGCATCCCAAGTCTGAATTCTTAAAAGTTTGTTAGCAAGTGTGCAATTTTAAAGTGCGAAATGTTAGCATTAGACATGTGCTTTCCTCGGATGCACATGGAATGGTGATGTGCGAGCGATCTAGATTCCATCCTTTTGTTGTTGAGCTTTGATCTCTTAAAAAACTGGAGCTTTCGTTTCAAGATCCGATCGGGACCGGTTCAGGTCGTTTCTTAAAGGTCACCACCGGCCAGACGACATTTCAGTATCGTGGCCTAGCGAACGGGATCTACATTTACTCCGCCGCAAGTGATCCCTTCTCTGACGCAAAGTTACCTGGAAACCATCACGAATAAGAGGTGGTAGCCGATAGATCATAGGTTACTGATCTGCTTTACGTATTACTGAACACTGAATCTTGATAACAGTGTAACTTTGTAAGACCATCAGAGGTGTGTGGATGCTCATGCACGCCATTCAGGCACAAGACAAGGCTATTTCTTGGGGATGCTTCAGGGCTTTGTAGTCTTCTGATGGTCTGAATATATGATCTAGATTACTTGTAAGCTAATGTCGTGGTTCTCTTAATGATTTCCTAGTCAAATGATGCGCGAAGGTTGCTTCTGCATCTGGCCAACTAGGACTAGGAAATAGAATATAGTTGCTGATcagctgctggcctgctgggtACTTTCATGAGTTGTTAAACGTTAGAGGAAgccacctttttttttcttttcttttttacaagtgGCATTTATCCATGATCTTTGTCCTGACTGAACTTGGTCCTCAATAACTAAACTTCACATCAccatcattcttttttttttttgagatttcaTCACCATCCTTCTTAGTACATCTTCAGGTGAAACGATGGCTTCTGATTGATGCAAGAGGATAGCGCCTTTTGGCCCATGTCACAGCACTCtgtgtgagggagagagagttgTTGGCCCACAGTAGATAAACAATGGCCCATCCGCACGCACGGCCCACCAATAGAAATACGCACATACACGGCCCACTATGATCTGCTCCAAGCCTATccgaaaaaagagaaagaaaaggggCTCTCTTCCTCCAAACTGTAACAAAGCCCAAAAGAGGAGagggagacgacgacgacgacgcggcaCCATGGCGACGGCACAGGCAGCCTCGGCGTCCCCCACCC from Panicum virgatum strain AP13 chromosome 7N, P.virgatum_v5, whole genome shotgun sequence includes the following:
- the LOC120683204 gene encoding beta-fructofuranosidase, insoluble isoenzyme 7-like, which encodes MAGLPLATVAFHLCLLASSSAALRLAPETTGEGRHVGRTAYHFQPAKNWQNDPNGPMYYNGMYHFFYQYNPHGALWDIGNLSWGHSVSGDLVNWAALDTALDPTAPFDINGCWSGSATILPGGTPAILYTGIDANNEQVQNVAFPKNPADPLLREWVKPSYNPVIALPADVPGDKFRDPSTAWRGRDGLWRIAVSAEVSGVASTLVYRSADFLRWERNAAPLHSSRAAGMVECPDLFAVKQHGKDGLNTSANGPGVSHVLKLSVMDTLQDYYMVGRYDDAADTFVPAEPERGDDVRNWRRFDYGHVYASKSFFDARKNRRVLWSWANESDSQADDVARGWSGVQTVPRKLWLDKDGKQLRQWPIEEIETLRRKRVGLRLDTALNAGAMNEIVGVAGSQADVEVAFKIPSLEAAEALDPNWLLDPQKLCGEKGASVPGGVGPFGLIVMASGDLQEHTAVFFRVFRHHADYKLLMCTDLTKSSTRAGVYKPPYGGFVDIDIKEHKTIKLRTLIDHSVVESYGAEGRACITARVYPEHAQTSNSHMFVFNNGTDMVKVTKLEAWELATATVNVADEGFILSESKDETESY